Proteins encoded within one genomic window of Enterococcus haemoperoxidus ATCC BAA-382:
- a CDS encoding peptidoglycan amidohydrolase family protein, giving the protein MANIENMIKWMTDRKGKVTYSMNARLGPNSYDCSSAVYFALISGDFLTSGVMGNTDTLFAHLEKAGWTQVQADASGNYPAKKGDIFIWGNRGASGGAAGHTGIFADDQDQIIHCNYGYNGITINDHDTIWKLNGCPAITVYRYGKNESSQLKPQPNSPKPKPVPQEQQSGLISMSGTFYPDRKLAVSRDTNPDDNSSPALDYYLPGMAINYDYYLHSNGYVWISYISQGGARRYIAVGPDDGQTGTTWGTGFFN; this is encoded by the coding sequence ATGGCTAATATAGAAAATATGATTAAATGGATGACGGACCGTAAAGGAAAAGTCACCTACTCGATGAATGCAAGACTAGGTCCGAACAGCTATGATTGTTCAAGCGCAGTTTATTTCGCTTTGATCAGCGGTGATTTTTTAACCAGTGGAGTGATGGGGAATACAGATACTCTTTTCGCACATTTAGAAAAGGCTGGCTGGACTCAGGTACAAGCAGATGCATCCGGTAATTATCCTGCTAAAAAAGGAGATATTTTTATTTGGGGAAATCGTGGAGCATCAGGAGGAGCAGCAGGTCATACAGGCATTTTTGCAGATGATCAAGACCAAATTATTCATTGTAATTATGGCTACAATGGTATCACAATCAATGATCACGACACGATTTGGAAATTAAATGGCTGTCCAGCAATAACGGTATATCGGTATGGAAAAAATGAAAGCAGTCAGCTGAAACCACAGCCAAATTCCCCAAAACCAAAACCCGTGCCGCAAGAACAACAATCTGGCTTGATTTCAATGTCAGGCACATTTTATCCTGATAGAAAATTAGCGGTTAGCCGTGATACGAATCCAGATGACAATAGTAGTCCAGCACTTGATTATTATTTACCTGGCATGGCCATCAATTATGATTATTATCTTCATAGTAACGGCTATGTTTGGATCAGTTATATCAGTCAAGGGGGCGCCCGTCGTTATATTGCTGTGGGACCAGATGATGGGCAGACAGGCACGACTTGGGGAACGGGTTTCTTTAATTAA
- a CDS encoding dimethylarginine dimethylaminohydrolase family protein: MKTNFVESEFAPLKRVVLAQSQFYLPEGEDELDTSFLSEENLTLFSNKVGDVGDLYPDMQKKWENEKEEMFQLLTSYGVEVIRPRMLTEYEKTLGKESGHGYANFFSRDPFFTFGHFIIEGNLRFAHRRLEILPIRDILTGESKHSEAVYLAAPQPDISEGLESEAGPFLEGGDVLVYGKKIFVGYSGLASNLNGINWLKSLLAHWDYDVIPVRLHPDILHLDCALSMVKDGLMIYCEEAFLDGLPTELNNWDKINISLKEASLLMANGLPINESVYVTDQSFTELIAALQSYGMKVETLDYEISRIFGGSFRCTTQALLRTSN, from the coding sequence ATGAAGACTAATTTTGTAGAGAGTGAATTTGCTCCGTTAAAAAGAGTTGTTTTAGCGCAATCACAATTTTATTTACCAGAAGGGGAAGATGAGTTAGATACAAGCTTTCTATCAGAAGAGAACCTCACTCTTTTCAGTAATAAAGTTGGTGATGTAGGTGATCTTTACCCAGATATGCAAAAAAAATGGGAAAATGAAAAAGAGGAAATGTTTCAACTATTAACATCTTATGGCGTAGAAGTTATTAGACCGAGAATGTTAACAGAATATGAAAAGACGTTAGGCAAAGAGAGTGGACATGGATATGCTAATTTTTTTTCAAGAGATCCGTTTTTCACATTTGGTCATTTCATTATTGAAGGAAATCTGAGATTTGCTCATCGACGGTTGGAAATATTACCGATTCGAGATATTTTAACTGGAGAATCCAAACATTCAGAAGCAGTTTATTTAGCTGCGCCACAACCAGATATTTCCGAAGGATTAGAAAGTGAAGCAGGTCCTTTTCTAGAGGGTGGCGATGTTTTAGTTTATGGGAAAAAAATATTTGTGGGTTACTCTGGATTGGCGAGTAATCTAAATGGAATCAATTGGTTGAAGTCACTTTTAGCTCACTGGGATTATGATGTCATACCAGTACGTTTGCATCCAGACATACTACATTTAGATTGTGCACTGAGCATGGTCAAAGATGGTTTGATGATTTACTGTGAGGAAGCATTTTTAGATGGTTTACCGACAGAGTTAAACAATTGGGATAAGATAAACATTTCTTTAAAAGAAGCGTCCTTATTAATGGCTAATGGTCTCCCAATAAATGAATCTGTGTACGTTACCGATCAATCATTTACAGAATTGATTGCTGCGTTGCAAAGTTATGGGATGAAGGTGGAAACGTTAGATTATGAAATTTCAAGAATATTTGGCGGCTCTTTTCGATGTACGACACAAGCATTATTGAGAACAAGCAACTAA
- a CDS encoding LPXTG cell wall anchor domain-containing protein: MNDSCRKGSFKFLLYSSTLVIAASNSVQGLAATLEQIPPSSSVQTILEKDYKTVLQDYTQAKEEYEQIKERYDIALKDYNTSKSEADKTYKTADELKTALDELKETYQTQLTKFEEASKNYEVSRATYETNKSNYEAHIEHYNTAKNAYETEKILYEQSESTFTTMQNEYHDARTKYEELNEDAEKKRTDYETLRIAYENKQEIYNEAAAAYTTVRTAYNKAKDTYNTQLNDYNVQKLSYENLLNTYTTKKTAYDAKAKEFNQATISYSTLKTELETAKNDYSEVKTEYDQVLKEYNVLLTEYNKAKESYLADKVAYEKRLSELNTSINNYKSKLAEYNKIKNDYQTTKQKYEETKTNYETLSQQLKELASQYEAERTTYETKKTAFDQKTKTYEAAKTTYDQQKSEYDGKLAAYDTDLKIYNEKRTAAEALLKQYEEGTVEYSTALAAYTENNNRYNEVNKEYQQVKEQSDSLTALFKEVKTSYETAISAFQVITNAYQSIKQTYDSLVKQCDQAKIDYQQVEKEYQTISTSYTHVMSVYAETETAYKTTLKESDEVKAQFDQVKSSYDTISDKFTIGSEILSTTEANYIEANKTYEAVIQKYELARAEYDRLFQEYQALKNELAQLKSELSQTETTFVDLGKILETTQKQYTNLKTQYAETMADFAEVKKQFSDLGVDYTTAKTAYTAAAEAISKVKETFALREKEYADLAAYYTRLKTKYEETLETYNTTSDMLVEVTAEQKVHEAEFITISQEYKSLTESFTAIKSEYDDVNTAYKTANDAWKLADAAYQGANGKLKTLKDDYDAALRLFNSLQTKYDLAKESFSTAAKPYEDALAAYENAVTAEEQINAAVTSMEQVLGKFPEDKITQENYTEIPDILTTWETEYSAAKKDLKTALIDSWPIIEEYQAKNVIYNASPIAPDIKHDLVYNPETFEAKLTDFIADAEEMMQKNLDKANAYQKYYESYSNYQKAFDAYTSGWKIGNDGDPNDDYTNVWQPIFNSLTTGDFTPISADFTTDNLQKMNTLEDWNTFVAAYEKAVLEQVTKFSEYGAYLEGVASSWAQAQKDITESIKAFNAQTGSNVQIYYLNDPLPKSIESMYEITSTVSAANIKSLKNNPFPEIPGSPISIYYWLTNQFRQSGQYSGFITGQNLDIILPAPDFSVEPIKSGLELLELKKITAPVIPTVPDMPGNPVEPEGINTPKKVDSVAEPVNPAIAPSAASTNSFTGITGIDLPTLTQDHASTPPDSIIELGTSEDITDVELDSEEAEESIQPDAPVELNDLEDITNADPLEKPKELEKVPEVEKPVIPEVTAPESADPAEAPVEKPIEITTPTKPKTVENPMPVKLSNTPEALEEPKKKAEEKVLPMTASTKTTTIADSSKTKLPNTRSGRKLPNTGTETSLMGQGVGAFVTGAAGSLLFWKRKKGKHSK; encoded by the coding sequence ATGAATGATTCATGTAGAAAAGGTTCGTTTAAATTTTTATTGTATTCGAGTACGCTTGTCATAGCAGCAAGTAATTCTGTACAAGGATTGGCCGCAACGCTGGAACAGATACCACCATCCTCATCAGTTCAAACGATTTTAGAAAAAGATTATAAGACTGTATTACAGGACTACACCCAGGCAAAAGAGGAATATGAGCAAATAAAAGAACGTTACGACATTGCATTAAAAGATTATAATACATCGAAAAGTGAAGCAGACAAAACTTACAAAACTGCAGATGAACTAAAGACAGCTTTAGATGAATTAAAGGAAACCTATCAAACACAGCTAACAAAATTTGAAGAAGCTAGTAAGAATTATGAAGTAAGCAGGGCTACATATGAAACAAACAAGTCTAATTATGAAGCACATATTGAACACTATAATACAGCCAAAAATGCTTACGAAACAGAAAAAATACTTTATGAACAATCAGAATCAACATTTACGACTATGCAAAATGAATATCACGATGCTCGAACAAAATATGAAGAATTAAACGAAGATGCGGAGAAAAAAAGAACAGACTACGAAACCCTACGTATCGCATATGAAAACAAACAAGAAATCTACAACGAAGCCGCGGCAGCTTACACAACAGTTCGAACTGCCTATAATAAGGCAAAAGATACTTATAATACCCAATTGAATGACTATAACGTACAAAAACTATCTTATGAGAATCTACTTAACACTTATACTACTAAAAAGACAGCTTATGATGCTAAAGCTAAAGAATTTAATCAGGCAACTATATCATACAGTACATTAAAAACAGAACTTGAAACTGCTAAAAATGACTACTCTGAAGTCAAAACAGAATATGATCAAGTGCTCAAAGAATATAACGTACTATTGACAGAGTACAACAAGGCTAAAGAAAGTTACCTAGCGGATAAAGTAGCTTATGAAAAACGGCTGTCCGAATTGAACACCTCAATAAATAATTACAAGAGTAAACTTGCTGAGTATAATAAAATCAAAAACGATTATCAAACAACGAAACAAAAATACGAAGAAACAAAGACTAATTATGAGACTCTATCACAGCAATTAAAAGAATTAGCGAGTCAATACGAAGCAGAACGCACAACCTATGAAACCAAAAAGACAGCGTTTGATCAAAAAACGAAAACATATGAAGCAGCTAAAACCACATATGATCAACAAAAATCTGAATATGATGGGAAACTTGCTGCTTACGACACAGATTTGAAGATTTATAATGAAAAACGAACTGCAGCAGAAGCTCTTCTAAAACAATATGAAGAAGGTACCGTGGAATATTCAACGGCACTAGCGGCATACACTGAAAATAATAATCGTTACAATGAAGTGAATAAAGAATATCAGCAAGTAAAAGAACAATCTGACTCGCTAACTGCTTTATTCAAAGAGGTCAAAACAAGTTATGAGACTGCAATAAGTGCGTTCCAAGTCATTACTAACGCTTACCAGTCTATCAAACAAACATACGATTCCCTTGTAAAACAATGTGATCAAGCAAAAATTGATTATCAGCAAGTAGAAAAAGAGTATCAAACCATCAGTACTAGCTATACTCACGTAATGAGTGTCTATGCTGAAACAGAAACAGCTTATAAAACTACACTTAAAGAGTCTGATGAAGTAAAAGCTCAATTTGATCAAGTAAAATCATCCTATGATACTATCTCAGATAAATTTACAATTGGATCAGAAATTTTGAGCACGACCGAAGCTAACTACATTGAGGCAAATAAAACATATGAAGCTGTTATCCAAAAATATGAACTAGCTCGCGCAGAATATGATCGGCTTTTCCAAGAATATCAAGCACTAAAAAATGAATTAGCACAATTAAAGTCAGAGCTTTCACAGACAGAAACAACTTTTGTAGATTTAGGAAAAATATTAGAAACAACTCAAAAACAATACACTAATTTAAAAACACAATATGCTGAAACAATGGCTGATTTCGCAGAAGTTAAAAAGCAGTTTTCTGATCTAGGAGTAGATTACACAACTGCGAAAACAGCTTATACAGCTGCAGCAGAAGCAATTTCAAAAGTAAAAGAAACTTTTGCATTACGAGAAAAAGAATATGCTGATTTAGCTGCTTACTATACTCGTCTTAAAACTAAATACGAAGAAACTCTGGAAACCTATAACACAACTTCGGACATGTTAGTTGAAGTTACAGCTGAACAAAAGGTACATGAAGCTGAGTTCATTACCATTTCACAAGAATATAAAAGCTTAACAGAATCCTTTACAGCAATTAAGTCTGAGTACGATGACGTGAATACAGCATACAAAACTGCGAATGATGCGTGGAAATTAGCTGATGCTGCATATCAAGGTGCAAATGGAAAACTAAAAACACTTAAAGATGACTATGATGCTGCTCTTAGACTCTTTAACAGTCTACAAACTAAATATGATCTTGCTAAAGAAAGCTTCAGTACAGCTGCAAAACCTTATGAAGATGCACTTGCTGCTTATGAAAATGCAGTTACTGCCGAAGAGCAAATTAATGCTGCGGTTACTAGTATGGAGCAAGTTCTTGGAAAATTTCCAGAGGATAAAATTACACAAGAAAATTATACAGAAATTCCTGATATTTTAACTACTTGGGAAACAGAATATAGTGCAGCTAAAAAAGATCTAAAAACAGCTTTAATTGATTCTTGGCCAATCATTGAAGAATATCAAGCAAAAAATGTTATCTACAATGCTAGTCCAATTGCACCTGATATTAAACATGATTTAGTGTATAATCCAGAAACTTTTGAAGCTAAATTAACAGACTTTATTGCAGATGCGGAAGAAATGATGCAAAAAAATCTTGATAAAGCTAATGCTTATCAAAAATATTATGAATCATATAGTAACTATCAAAAAGCATTTGATGCATATACATCTGGCTGGAAAATTGGAAATGATGGAGATCCAAATGATGACTATACTAATGTTTGGCAACCAATTTTTAATTCATTAACTACAGGAGATTTTACTCCTATATCAGCCGATTTCACAACTGATAATCTGCAAAAGATGAACACTTTAGAAGATTGGAATACATTTGTAGCCGCTTATGAAAAAGCAGTTTTAGAGCAAGTCACAAAATTCTCCGAGTATGGAGCTTATTTAGAGGGAGTTGCATCATCGTGGGCACAGGCGCAAAAAGATATAACAGAATCAATTAAAGCTTTTAATGCTCAAACTGGTAGTAATGTTCAAATTTATTATTTGAATGATCCTCTCCCGAAATCAATTGAAAGTATGTATGAAATCACTTCTACTGTTTCTGCAGCAAATATAAAAAGTCTAAAAAATAACCCTTTTCCAGAAATACCTGGGTCCCCAATATCAATTTATTATTGGTTAACAAATCAATTTAGACAAAGTGGGCAGTATAGTGGTTTTATAACGGGACAAAATCTAGATATTATTTTACCAGCTCCTGATTTTAGTGTGGAACCTATCAAATCAGGTTTAGAATTACTAGAGCTTAAAAAAATCACAGCTCCAGTAATTCCAACAGTACCCGATATGCCCGGAAATCCTGTAGAGCCAGAGGGAATCAACACTCCTAAAAAAGTAGATTCTGTAGCAGAACCAGTGAATCCAGCAATTGCACCTTCTGCAGCTTCAACAAATAGTTTCACGGGTATCACTGGAATTGATCTACCAACACTAACACAGGATCACGCATCTACTCCTCCTGATTCAATTATAGAATTAGGTACTTCTGAAGACATCACAGATGTGGAATTAGATAGTGAAGAAGCCGAAGAAAGTATTCAACCTGACGCTCCTGTGGAGTTAAATGATCTAGAAGATATTACTAACGCAGATCCACTGGAAAAGCCTAAAGAACTAGAAAAAGTACCTGAAGTGGAAAAACCAGTTATTCCAGAAGTTACGGCGCCAGAATCGGCAGATCCTGCAGAAGCTCCAGTAGAAAAACCAATTGAGATTACTACGCCAACAAAACCTAAAACAGTAGAAAATCCTATGCCAGTAAAATTATCTAATACTCCTGAAGCGTTGGAAGAACCTAAAAAGAAAGCTGAAGAAAAGGTTTTACCAATGACTGCCAGTACTAAAACAACTACCATCGCAGATTCTTCAAAAACGAAACTTCCCAATACACGTTCTGGAAGAAAACTGCCAAATACCGGAACCGAAACGTCTCTGATGGGACAAGGAGTGGGCGCCTTTGTGACAGGAGCAGCTGGATCACTTCTTTTCTGGAAGAGAAAAAAAGGAAAACATAGTAAATAG
- a CDS encoding isocitrate lyase/PEP mutase family protein, with the protein MNENKIAQFRNAHKRDKPLVLLNIWNVASANELTKKKINLIPTGSYAMSDHYGYQDGENMPFDEILCYIQHMDTGNNYITADIESGYAENLTDLEKNTEALINSGVIGINIEDRKSNTETLYSIEEQSERLLCIKQKLNFMKKDLFINVRTDKYFIGDIANNNQDEQVLNQTITRIKAYEKTGIDGIFVPGLKNKEHIEKITGETSLPINIMLDVKEDSVAEYLNIGISRISFGPSIYMLYSEHENSDLDTFYTSLLAEIVQHEKQNLIELFKIK; encoded by the coding sequence ATGAACGAAAATAAAATAGCTCAATTTAGAAATGCACACAAAAGAGACAAACCACTGGTTCTACTAAATATCTGGAATGTAGCAAGCGCAAATGAACTGACAAAGAAAAAAATCAACTTGATTCCAACGGGCAGTTACGCAATGTCTGATCATTATGGTTATCAAGATGGTGAAAATATGCCTTTTGATGAGATACTTTGCTATATTCAACACATGGATACGGGGAATAATTACATCACAGCAGATATTGAATCAGGATATGCCGAAAATTTAACAGATCTGGAAAAGAATACTGAAGCGCTCATAAACAGCGGTGTTATCGGGATCAATATTGAAGATAGAAAATCAAATACAGAGACACTTTATTCTATAGAAGAGCAAAGTGAGCGGTTGCTTTGCATCAAACAAAAACTCAACTTCATGAAAAAAGATTTGTTTATCAATGTGAGAACCGATAAGTATTTTATTGGAGATATTGCTAATAATAATCAAGATGAACAAGTACTAAACCAAACGATCACGCGAATCAAAGCCTATGAAAAAACAGGAATCGATGGTATTTTTGTACCAGGCTTAAAAAATAAAGAACATATCGAGAAAATCACAGGTGAAACGAGTTTACCGATCAACATTATGCTGGATGTTAAAGAAGATTCAGTTGCAGAATATCTAAATATAGGAATTTCAAGAATCAGCTTTGGTCCGTCGATTTATATGCTTTATAGTGAACATGAAAATAGTGACTTAGATACATTTTATACGTCGTTACTGGCAGAGATTGTTCAACATGAGAAACAAAATCTTATTGAATTATTCAAAATAAAGTAG
- a CDS encoding bifunctional transcriptional activator/DNA repair enzyme AdaA — translation MISEKEQKQYYQALLAKDSSYDGIFFVGIKSTGVFCHATCPARKPKYENCTFYETAEDALLSGYRPCKRCKPLSYPREIPPLVQQIIELVEKNPEKRWKDKDFAELGIHSITARRQFKKVYGMTFVQYARSRRMGMALKSIKNGEKRIDTQLDMGYDSSSGFYDAFSKIMGRNPKHSKDIKSLSADWIDTILGPMMSIADDEYLYLLEFVDRRGLEREIERLRNRMNASIVPGKTKINNQIKEELGLYFEKKLGKFQTPYLCLGSDFQKSVWQALTKIERGETSSYKELAAVIGNPNGMRAVGNANGANQLAIIIPCHRVIQSDGSLGGYGGGIERKKWLLKHEREYR, via the coding sequence ATGATCAGTGAAAAAGAACAAAAACAGTATTATCAAGCGCTGTTGGCGAAAGATTCTTCATATGACGGTATTTTCTTTGTTGGCATCAAATCGACAGGCGTTTTCTGCCATGCAACATGTCCTGCAAGAAAACCGAAGTACGAAAACTGTACATTTTATGAAACGGCAGAAGATGCACTTTTATCTGGCTACAGACCCTGCAAACGTTGTAAACCATTATCCTACCCAAGAGAAATCCCGCCTTTGGTTCAGCAAATAATCGAATTAGTAGAAAAAAATCCAGAAAAACGATGGAAAGATAAAGATTTTGCAGAGTTGGGCATTCACTCGATAACGGCTAGAAGACAATTTAAGAAGGTTTATGGCATGACATTTGTTCAATATGCACGTTCAAGAAGAATGGGAATGGCTTTGAAATCAATCAAAAATGGTGAAAAACGGATCGATACGCAATTGGATATGGGCTATGATTCTTCCAGTGGATTCTATGACGCTTTTTCAAAAATTATGGGTAGAAATCCTAAACATTCAAAAGACATCAAGAGCTTATCTGCTGATTGGATCGATACGATTCTTGGACCAATGATGAGTATTGCGGACGATGAATATTTATATTTACTGGAATTTGTTGATCGACGCGGCTTGGAAAGAGAAATCGAGCGGCTACGTAATCGAATGAATGCTTCAATCGTTCCGGGAAAAACAAAAATCAATAACCAAATCAAAGAGGAATTAGGTTTGTATTTTGAAAAGAAGCTGGGTAAATTTCAGACACCTTATTTGTGTCTAGGTTCTGATTTTCAGAAAAGTGTGTGGCAGGCTTTGACGAAAATCGAACGTGGTGAAACTTCTTCGTATAAAGAATTGGCAGCTGTAATTGGAAATCCTAATGGAATGCGAGCGGTTGGGAATGCTAATGGTGCGAATCAGTTGGCAATCATTATTCCGTGTCATCGTGTGATCCAGTCAGATGGTAGTTTAGGTGGATATGGTGGCGGTATTGAGCGGAAAAAATGGTTATTGAAACATGAACGGGAGTACCGTTAA
- a CDS encoding GH25 family lysozyme — protein MIYNKMKESVVIILKKTLLNVLFVCLGSAALFSMGVQASAQDVRINESNNHVMGNNLKKAESTRKKRQVSLPYTQESLPRADFIDISSWNGEISVDSYKKMNTQGVKGVVVKLTEYTTYKNPFAKIQIENAKKAGLTVSTYHYSWFVDEQKAVEEANYFADFAEELGLNPDTIMVNDAEEGEMIPADVTITSTAFKNQLNKRGFKNVIHYSMASWFTNNWLEFPVLGKENSWVAEWPKTPSNENLLHSDTAAWQWSSQVEFSGVTGVFDANVDYLGRFIDTLEFKIGTDTKPIQYYQGEEVTYQGKKYTVIQTHKNYGDPCGVPGIAQALFSEKR, from the coding sequence ATGATATACAATAAAATGAAAGAAAGCGTGGTAATTATTTTGAAAAAAACGTTATTAAATGTATTATTCGTCTGTTTAGGCAGTGCAGCTTTATTTTCTATGGGTGTGCAAGCATCTGCTCAAGATGTAAGAATCAATGAATCAAATAATCATGTTATGGGAAATAATTTAAAAAAAGCGGAATCTACTAGAAAAAAGAGACAAGTTTCGCTACCTTACACGCAGGAATCTCTTCCGAGAGCGGACTTTATCGATATCTCTTCTTGGAATGGTGAAATATCTGTAGATTCATATAAAAAAATGAATACACAAGGTGTTAAAGGTGTCGTCGTAAAATTGACAGAGTACACAACTTATAAAAATCCTTTTGCGAAGATTCAAATCGAAAATGCAAAAAAAGCAGGGTTAACTGTTTCAACGTATCATTATTCTTGGTTTGTAGATGAGCAAAAGGCTGTTGAGGAAGCCAATTACTTTGCGGATTTTGCAGAAGAACTTGGGTTGAATCCTGATACAATAATGGTCAATGATGCAGAAGAAGGGGAAATGATCCCGGCAGACGTAACGATCACATCAACTGCTTTTAAAAATCAATTAAATAAGCGCGGATTCAAGAACGTGATTCATTATAGTATGGCAAGCTGGTTTACGAATAATTGGTTAGAGTTTCCAGTTTTAGGAAAAGAAAATAGTTGGGTTGCTGAGTGGCCGAAAACACCGTCGAATGAAAATTTATTGCATTCCGATACAGCTGCATGGCAATGGAGTTCACAAGTGGAATTTTCAGGTGTGACAGGAGTATTTGACGCGAATGTGGATTATCTTGGTCGATTTATAGATACACTTGAGTTTAAGATTGGGACGGATACGAAGCCTATCCAGTATTATCAAGGGGAAGAAGTTACGTATCAAGGGAAAAAATATACAGTGATTCAAACACATAAGAACTATGGTGATCCGTGTGGCGTACCAGGGATTGCGCAAGCGTTGTTTTCAGAGAAGCGTTAA
- a CDS encoding GNAT family N-acetyltransferase — MKIGTQYNSYNQPISYPVNNWSTRDYPTKTILEGTYCRLEKIDPSRHLEDLYNNVYGPETNPKNWTYIPIVSFENKQDFSVYLTSISHLQDPFHYAIIDKASKKAVGTLALMRINREQGTVEVGFVIYSDQLKKTRIATEAQYLLACYALDELGYRRYEWKCDALNEPSRKAALRLGFTFEGVFRNAIVYKGRNRDTAWFSIIESEWPKIKSKLESWLSISNFTADGEQKKSLNEC; from the coding sequence ATGAAAATAGGGACACAATACAATTCATACAACCAACCAATCAGTTACCCAGTAAACAACTGGTCTACAAGAGATTATCCAACAAAAACAATCCTCGAAGGAACCTATTGTCGATTAGAAAAAATAGATCCAAGCAGACATTTAGAAGACTTATACAATAATGTCTATGGACCAGAAACCAATCCCAAGAACTGGACATACATTCCAATAGTATCATTTGAAAATAAGCAGGATTTTTCAGTATATCTTACATCGATCAGCCATTTACAAGATCCATTTCATTATGCAATTATTGATAAAGCCAGCAAAAAAGCTGTAGGTACTTTGGCTTTGATGCGGATAAATAGAGAACAGGGAACAGTTGAAGTTGGTTTTGTGATTTATTCTGATCAGTTAAAGAAAACCAGAATAGCGACAGAAGCGCAGTACCTTTTGGCTTGTTATGCATTAGATGAGTTAGGTTATCGACGTTATGAATGGAAGTGTGATGCGTTAAATGAACCTTCCCGAAAAGCTGCGTTGCGTTTAGGATTTACTTTTGAAGGGGTTTTTCGGAACGCTATAGTTTATAAAGGGCGCAATCGTGATACTGCGTGGTTTTCTATCATTGAAAGTGAGTGGCCCAAAATAAAGTCTAAATTGGAATCATGGTTGTCTATCTCAAACTTTACTGCAGACGGAGAGCAAAAAAAATCACTGAATGAATGTTGA